One segment of Chryseobacterium turcicum DNA contains the following:
- a CDS encoding L-serine ammonia-lyase, whose product MESISVFEIIKVGIGPSSSHTMGPWNAAAAFIRIIKREKSITEVKEVFLEFFGSLAKTGIGHGTDIAGMLGLTGEDFKTIDTTKIDDIVHQIKESKVINLGGEKEIPFVYGHHLILNMSQTLDYHPNGMIFKAIFEDGTEIVQDFYSVGGGFIMSQEKNSIEKQCVRTIYPCHKASDISKYCDKLGFDKISDLILINEESWRTQEETRKEALYIWSQIKECIYKGVNKEGILPGGLNVTRRAAGINRKLLGDKIYKNQEEWFQQVVDAEENFTNINKWIACFALAVNEENASFGRIITAPTNGASGVIPAVLMYAQAFTDAVSEDDIARFILVAGEIGTLFKKNATISAAMGGCQAEIGVSSAMAAAGLTEILGGSIGQVLMAAEIAMEHHLGLTCDPIKGLVQIPCIERNTMGAIKAITAANIALESDPAKAKVTLDEVILTMWETALSMNDRFKETSEGGLAIAVNVPEC is encoded by the coding sequence ATGGAATCAATATCGGTTTTTGAAATTATTAAAGTAGGAATAGGCCCGTCTAGTTCGCATACAATGGGACCCTGGAATGCAGCTGCTGCATTTATCAGAATTATAAAAAGAGAAAAATCAATTACTGAGGTAAAAGAAGTTTTTCTTGAATTCTTTGGTTCATTGGCAAAAACAGGGATTGGCCACGGAACCGATATTGCCGGAATGCTTGGTTTGACGGGTGAAGATTTTAAAACTATAGATACCACAAAGATTGATGATATCGTTCATCAGATTAAAGAATCTAAGGTTATTAATTTGGGAGGAGAGAAAGAAATTCCTTTTGTTTACGGGCATCATTTGATATTAAATATGTCTCAGACGCTTGATTACCATCCTAACGGAATGATTTTTAAAGCAATTTTTGAAGATGGAACCGAGATTGTTCAGGATTTTTATTCTGTGGGTGGAGGTTTTATCATGAGCCAGGAGAAAAATTCTATCGAAAAACAGTGTGTACGCACCATTTATCCTTGTCATAAAGCTTCGGATATTTCTAAATACTGCGACAAATTAGGTTTTGATAAAATTTCAGATTTAATTTTAATTAATGAAGAAAGCTGGAGAACACAGGAGGAAACTAGAAAGGAAGCGCTTTATATTTGGAGTCAGATTAAAGAATGTATTTATAAAGGCGTTAATAAAGAAGGAATTTTGCCGGGTGGACTGAATGTTACTCGTCGTGCAGCCGGAATCAACAGAAAACTCTTAGGAGATAAAATTTATAAAAATCAAGAGGAGTGGTTTCAGCAGGTTGTAGATGCTGAAGAAAATTTTACCAATATCAATAAATGGATTGCCTGTTTTGCATTGGCGGTGAACGAAGAAAATGCAAGCTTCGGAAGAATTATCACGGCACCAACAAATGGAGCGAGTGGTGTGATTCCGGCAGTTTTAATGTATGCTCAGGCTTTTACAGATGCGGTAAGTGAAGATGATATTGCAAGATTCATTTTGGTGGCAGGAGAAATCGGAACTTTATTTAAGAAAAACGCTACCATTTCTGCAGCAATGGGTGGTTGTCAGGCGGAAATTGGGGTTTCTTCGGCGATGGCGGCAGCTGGTTTAACGGAAATTCTGGGTGGAAGTATCGGCCAGGTTTTAATGGCGGCAGAAATAGCAATGGAGCATCATTTAGGTTTAACGTGCGATCCAATCAAAGGTTTGGTGCAGATTCCGTGTATTGAAAGAAATACGATGGGTGCAATTAAGGCGATTACAGCGGCAAATATTGCCTTAGAAAGTGATCCTGCAAAAGCTAAAGTGACTTTGGATGAGGTAATTCTTACGATGTGGGAAACTGCTTTATCAATGAATGACCGCTTTAAAGAGACTTCAGAAGGTGGTTTGGCAATTGCGGTGAATGTTCCGGAATGTTAA
- a CDS encoding alpha/beta hydrolase — protein sequence MKIYVISGLGADFKVLERLQFPKNHEVVFIDWLIPENDESFSAYVERMAEKIDASEPFYLLGYSFGGIMVQEIDKIKPAQEVVILGSIKSDKEKSRLIKMGEITKIPKYLPIGFFSDRTSQLYGKIRQMVDSKNPKVIEYFRVRDPYYLKWSVERISEWKFEENPHVIQIMGDRDIVFPIKNSKPDYIIKGGTHLFPATKYKEVSLLLNKIFV from the coding sequence GTGAAAATATATGTAATAAGCGGTCTTGGCGCAGATTTTAAAGTTTTGGAACGGTTACAGTTTCCCAAAAATCATGAAGTGGTTTTTATCGATTGGCTGATTCCTGAAAACGACGAATCTTTCAGTGCTTATGTTGAAAGAATGGCTGAAAAGATTGATGCTTCAGAACCTTTTTATTTGTTGGGGTATTCTTTTGGTGGAATTATGGTGCAGGAAATCGATAAAATAAAACCTGCTCAAGAAGTAGTGATTTTAGGAAGTATTAAATCTGATAAAGAAAAATCAAGGTTAATAAAGATGGGAGAAATTACTAAAATCCCAAAATATCTGCCGATAGGTTTCTTTAGTGACCGTACTTCTCAGCTTTATGGCAAGATTAGACAGATGGTTGATTCAAAAAATCCTAAAGTCATTGAATATTTTCGGGTGCGAGATCCTTATTATCTGAAATGGTCTGTAGAAAGAATTTCTGAATGGAAGTTTGAAGAAAATCCTCATGTTATCCAGATTATGGGCGACCGTGATATTGTTTTTCCAATTAAAAATTCAAAACCGGATTATATTATTAAAGGTGGAACTCATCTTTTCCCGGCAACTAAGTATAAAGAGGTTTCTTTACTTTTAAATAAAATTTTTGTTTAA
- a CDS encoding Fic family protein, with the protein MKPPYQITSQILLLISSISQKIGEVNASYLIKNNPQLRKQNQIKTIHSSLSIEGNTLSEDQITAILENKRVLGPEKDINEVLNALKIYQELNKLKFSNEKDYLKAHKTLMIGLVENPGKYRTKGVGILKGSKVEHIAPPSENVPYLMKDLFTYLKDNSQLSLIKSCVFHYEMEFIHPFMDGNGRMGRLWQTLILMNEFPIFEFLPFETLISKNQTQYYQALSQSDKEGNSTVFIEYMLRIIDESLLELLKNSVQKLTQNDRISIFLENINGEFSRKDYMKKFSEISSATASRDLKIALEKGFIEKFGDKNLSVYRKS; encoded by the coding sequence ATGAAACCTCCTTATCAGATAACCTCACAAATTTTACTTCTAATTTCAAGTATATCCCAAAAGATAGGCGAAGTTAATGCTAGTTATTTAATTAAAAACAACCCTCAACTAAGAAAGCAGAATCAAATTAAAACAATTCATTCCTCATTAAGTATTGAGGGAAATACGCTTTCTGAAGATCAGATTACAGCAATTTTAGAAAACAAAAGAGTTTTAGGTCCTGAAAAAGATATCAATGAAGTTTTAAATGCTTTAAAAATCTATCAAGAATTAAACAAGCTAAAATTTAGTAATGAAAAAGACTATTTGAAAGCTCACAAAACTCTAATGATTGGTCTCGTTGAAAATCCCGGAAAATACAGAACTAAAGGTGTCGGTATTTTAAAAGGTTCAAAAGTAGAACACATTGCTCCACCTTCAGAAAATGTACCCTACTTAATGAAAGATCTTTTCACTTACCTGAAAGATAATTCGCAATTGAGTTTAATAAAAAGCTGCGTATTTCATTACGAGATGGAATTTATTCATCCATTCATGGATGGAAACGGCAGAATGGGAAGACTTTGGCAGACTTTAATCTTAATGAATGAGTTTCCTATATTTGAGTTTTTACCTTTTGAAACATTGATTTCTAAAAATCAAACTCAATATTATCAAGCACTTTCCCAATCGGACAAAGAGGGAAATTCAACTGTATTTATAGAATATATGCTGAGAATTATTGATGAATCTTTATTAGAACTTTTAAAAAATTCTGTTCAAAAGCTTACACAAAATGATAGAATTTCAATTTTCCTAGAAAATATTAATGGAGAATTTTCTAGAAAAGATTATATGAAGAAATTTTCAGAAATTTCTTCTGCTACTGCAAGTCGTGATTTGAAAATAGCTTTAGAAAAAGGATTTATTGAGAAATTTGGTGATAAAAATTTAAGTGTTTACAGAAAGTCATAA
- a CDS encoding serine hydrolase domain-containing protein, with amino-acid sequence MKTKLLFVLIVLAQTFYAQEITGSWKGELDLGGMTLPLILDVKKENNIYVSTAKSPKQGDQIITVDKTEFLNNELVFEMKALGASYKGQFKTDHFEGTFMQNSRSFPLSLYKNDGKEKPNPKDEKIKGIGKNGINTAKIDDFLNYISKNKQGIGSITIFQNGKEIYTKNFGQDQLSNVEWDKNTGYQIGSISKLVTAVMLMQLEEKGKIKLDDKLSKYYPDVPNANKITLENLMNHTSGLGDYAGPWLFGKPVGDKAILDTIKKHGVEFQTGEKERYSNSGYYLLSRILEKVAKKPYNVLLKENITSKASMKNTFSVLDNEKNIFKSYENTTRKWMEVEDFDFRNCIGLGDITSTTYDMNLFINALFNDKFIKKETLDKMLPKSGKPFGLGLMAVPFYNKVSFGHGGDTAGTHSLVSYSPTEKYSVATVINGEKLAHGKIFLGIVNLIYDQEYEYPKFTDLKKVSEKELQKYEGTYYSKDIKADFKIFIKDENLFAQLADQPSFPLEYVEGDQFKYDNAGVEIVFSIEKKQLTLIQNGNNLVFDKK; translated from the coding sequence ATGAAAACCAAACTATTATTCGTGCTGATTGTATTAGCACAGACTTTTTACGCCCAAGAAATAACAGGTTCCTGGAAAGGAGAGCTCGATTTAGGCGGAATGACGCTACCCTTAATTCTTGATGTAAAAAAAGAAAATAACATTTATGTTTCAACCGCGAAAAGTCCAAAACAAGGCGATCAAATTATTACCGTTGATAAAACAGAATTCTTAAACAACGAATTAGTTTTTGAGATGAAAGCTTTGGGAGCCTCTTACAAAGGTCAGTTTAAAACAGATCATTTTGAAGGAACTTTTATGCAAAATTCAAGATCTTTTCCTTTGAGTCTTTATAAAAATGACGGAAAAGAAAAACCCAATCCGAAAGATGAGAAAATAAAAGGCATTGGTAAAAATGGAATCAACACAGCAAAAATTGATGATTTCTTAAATTACATTAGCAAAAACAAGCAAGGAATCGGAAGCATTACTATTTTCCAAAATGGAAAAGAAATTTACACAAAAAACTTTGGTCAGGATCAACTATCTAATGTAGAATGGGACAAGAATACAGGATATCAAATTGGGTCTATCAGTAAATTAGTTACTGCCGTTATGCTCATGCAATTGGAAGAAAAAGGAAAAATAAAACTGGATGATAAACTTTCAAAATATTATCCCGATGTTCCTAATGCCAACAAAATCACTTTAGAAAACTTAATGAACCATACAAGCGGATTAGGCGATTATGCTGGACCATGGCTGTTTGGAAAACCTGTGGGTGACAAAGCTATTTTAGACACGATAAAAAAACACGGCGTAGAATTTCAGACCGGAGAAAAAGAGAGATATTCAAATTCAGGGTATTATCTTTTAAGCAGAATTTTAGAGAAGGTTGCCAAGAAACCTTACAATGTTTTGTTAAAAGAAAACATCACCAGCAAAGCCAGTATGAAGAATACATTTTCGGTTTTAGACAATGAAAAAAACATCTTCAAATCGTATGAAAATACAACTAGAAAATGGATGGAAGTAGAAGATTTTGATTTCCGTAATTGTATTGGTTTGGGTGACATCACTTCCACAACCTATGATATGAATTTATTTATTAACGCTCTATTTAATGATAAATTTATAAAAAAAGAAACATTAGATAAGATGCTTCCCAAATCAGGAAAACCTTTTGGATTAGGTTTGATGGCGGTTCCTTTTTATAATAAAGTTTCTTTCGGACATGGTGGTGATACAGCAGGAACACACTCATTAGTTTCATACAGCCCGACTGAAAAATATTCGGTTGCAACAGTTATTAACGGTGAAAAATTAGCACACGGAAAGATATTCTTAGGAATCGTTAATCTTATTTACGATCAGGAATATGAATATCCAAAATTTACAGACCTGAAAAAAGTATCAGAAAAAGAATTACAAAAATATGAAGGTACTTATTACTCCAAAGACATTAAAGCAGATTTTAAAATCTTTATAAAGGACGAAAATCTTTTTGCTCAGTTGGCAGATCAGCCTTCATTTCCGCTAGAATATGTTGAAGGAGATCAATTCAAATATGATAATGCGGGTGTAGAAATTGTTTTCTCGATAGAAAAAAAGCAACTTACCCTTATTCAAAATGGAAATAATCTTGTTTTTGATAAGAAATAA
- a CDS encoding prephenate dehydrogenase has product MKISIIGVGLIGGSIALKLKQKKTADFIYGIDNNTENLNEALALNIINEKADLETGIKNSDLVIIAIPVDSARKILPKVLDLISDQQTVMDVGSTKSGIVDAVKNHPKRSRFVAFHPMWGTENHGPKSAVAESFSGKAGVICNREESAKDALELVENVVKSLEMHPIYMNADDHDIHTAYISHISHITSYALANTVLEKEKEEDTIFQLASSGFSSTVRLAKSHPEMWVPIFKQNKENVLDVLNEHISQLRKFKSALEKDNFEYLEELIINANRIRGILK; this is encoded by the coding sequence ATGAAAATAAGTATCATTGGTGTGGGGCTAATTGGAGGATCAATTGCCTTAAAATTAAAACAGAAAAAAACAGCAGATTTCATTTATGGAATCGATAATAATACAGAAAACCTTAATGAAGCTTTAGCCTTAAATATCATTAATGAAAAAGCAGATTTAGAAACAGGAATTAAAAATTCAGATTTGGTGATTATTGCCATTCCTGTAGATTCGGCGAGGAAAATTCTTCCTAAAGTTTTAGATTTAATTTCGGATCAGCAAACCGTGATGGATGTTGGTTCTACAAAATCAGGAATTGTAGATGCTGTAAAAAATCATCCTAAAAGGTCGAGATTTGTGGCTTTTCACCCGATGTGGGGAACCGAAAATCATGGTCCCAAATCTGCTGTAGCCGAAAGTTTTTCAGGGAAAGCCGGCGTGATTTGCAATCGTGAAGAATCTGCGAAAGATGCTTTAGAATTGGTAGAAAATGTGGTAAAAAGTCTCGAAATGCATCCCATTTATATGAATGCAGATGACCATGACATCCACACCGCATATATTTCGCATATTTCACACATTACGTCTTACGCTTTAGCCAATACCGTTTTGGAAAAGGAAAAAGAAGAAGATACTATTTTTCAATTGGCGAGTTCTGGATTTTCAAGTACGGTACGTTTGGCAAAATCTCATCCTGAAATGTGGGTTCCAATTTTTAAACAAAACAAAGAGAATGTACTTGACGTTTTGAATGAACATATCTCACAACTAAGAAAATTCAAATCTGCTTTGGAAAAAGACAATTTTGAATATTTGGAAGAATTGATTATCAATGCCAACAGAATTCGAGGAATTTTAAAATAA
- a CDS encoding YceI family protein → MKKIFVLAVLASGLAFGQAKKVVSSDVHWWGYKVAKSQASSHDGTITVKSGNIVMKGSEIAGGAFVLDMNSINATDVSGEMQGKLNGHLKNGDFFEVEKFPTATFKITSVKKNNDKTYNRIVSGDLTVKGKTNPVSFPANVTVKDGVVTLTSDKFSFDRQKFDVAYKSSMKDVFVKDEIEMTVKVSAK, encoded by the coding sequence ATGAAAAAAATATTTGTATTAGCAGTTTTAGCTAGTGGATTAGCTTTCGGACAAGCAAAAAAAGTAGTAAGCTCAGATGTTCACTGGTGGGGTTATAAAGTAGCTAAATCTCAGGCAAGTTCTCATGACGGTACGATTACTGTAAAATCTGGAAACATCGTAATGAAAGGTAGCGAAATTGCTGGCGGGGCTTTCGTTTTGGATATGAATTCTATCAACGCGACTGATGTTTCAGGTGAAATGCAAGGGAAATTAAACGGTCACCTTAAAAACGGTGATTTCTTTGAAGTTGAAAAATTCCCTACAGCAACATTTAAAATTACTTCAGTAAAGAAAAACAACGATAAAACGTACAATCGTATAGTTAGCGGAGACCTTACTGTAAAAGGTAAAACAAACCCTGTTTCTTTCCCTGCAAACGTAACTGTGAAAGATGGAGTGGTAACTTTAACTTCAGATAAATTCTCTTTCGACAGACAAAAATTTGACGTGGCTTACAAGTCTTCAATGAAAGATGTTTTTGTGAAAGATGAGATAGAAATGACCGTAAAGGTGAGTGCAAAATAA
- a CDS encoding DUF2089 family protein, whose amino-acid sequence MKLPIICPSCDHTLNVSQMKCSDCGTSVNGDYELPVFLKLNRDEQDFILNFFLSSGSIKEMAKQAELSYPTMRNKMDDLIKKIDQLKK is encoded by the coding sequence ATGAAACTTCCTATAATTTGTCCGAGTTGTGATCATACACTCAACGTAAGTCAAATGAAATGCTCCGATTGCGGAACTAGTGTGAACGGAGATTATGAACTTCCTGTTTTTCTAAAACTCAACCGAGATGAGCAGGATTTTATTTTAAACTTTTTTCTTTCCAGCGGAAGCATTAAAGAAATGGCAAAACAGGCAGAGCTTTCTTATCCGACGATGAGAAATAAAATGGACGATTTAATCAAAAAAATTGATCAATTAAAAAAATAA
- a CDS encoding YceI family protein produces the protein MKRLLLFVMMCASISFVFAQKKGDKVSKVITSEIKWWGHKVVKTQASSHYGSLKLKSGKFNFDKTVLVDGEFVIDMRSLVVADLSGDDQIKLTNELKGTNFFEVKKFPTAKFHLKKIIPLANSEYNSTIVGDITIKDIRKTISFPANAHITQFTVEIESSKFSLNRKDFKIVYQNSLKDYFIKDEMDIQFKISTQKIDNERPL, from the coding sequence ATGAAAAGATTACTATTGTTTGTTATGATGTGTGCAAGCATATCATTTGTTTTTGCTCAAAAGAAAGGAGATAAAGTTTCAAAAGTGATAACATCCGAGATTAAATGGTGGGGACATAAAGTGGTAAAAACTCAAGCTTCGTCTCACTATGGAAGTTTAAAACTGAAAAGTGGTAAATTTAATTTCGATAAAACGGTTTTGGTAGATGGCGAGTTTGTAATCGACATGAGAAGTCTTGTAGTTGCTGATCTTTCGGGTGATGACCAGATAAAATTGACCAATGAGTTGAAAGGGACTAATTTCTTTGAAGTAAAAAAATTCCCAACGGCTAAATTTCATTTAAAGAAAATCATCCCTCTTGCAAACAGCGAGTACAATTCTACCATTGTAGGTGATATTACGATCAAAGATATCAGAAAGACAATTTCTTTCCCTGCAAACGCGCATATTACGCAGTTTACAGTAGAGATTGAGTCTTCAAAATTCTCTTTAAACAGAAAAGACTTCAAAATTGTTTACCAAAATTCTTTGAAAGATTATTTCATCAAAGACGAAATGGATATTCAGTTTAAAATTTCTACTCAGAAAATAGATAACGAAAGACCTTTATAA
- the polA gene encoding DNA polymerase I, whose product MEATQDKRLFLIDAYAMIFRGYYALIRSPRITSTGIDTSAIFGFTNSLIELIRREKPTHLAVVFDVGKASVRTDDFAEYKANRSETPEAIKIAIPYLHRILDAMHIPYLGVEGYEADDIIGTIACKAEKEGYTTFMVTPDKDFAQLVTDKIKMYKPSSKGGEIEILGVDEVNAKYGIKDPKQVIDFLAMMGDAVDNIPGLDGVGEKTAMKFLQEFGNIENLLANTDKLKGKIKEKIEASAERGILSKKLATIICDAPVEFHQEQYDLETPDFEKVKVVFDEIEFTRLYENLYRAFAPSEIVAAKSNKNKESETESPQTPQQKVAANVGQLDLFATYEELDQATTTKSTITENDHLYQFVDNPKAQKILVQNLLQQKAVCFDTETTSLNELEAELVGMSFSYKKGLAYYIPFSEDQGEVLQTLEIFRPFFEKEDLVKIAHNLKYDYKVLQKYNVTVKGAMFDTMIAHYLLNPDGRHGMDYLSEVYLNYKPVSIETIIGKKGKNQGNFRDADLRTQTDYAAEDADITFQLYELFAPQLKKENLEELFFTIEMPLMEVLAKMELAGISLDEKWLAQESIDLENDLRQLESKIFEISGEEFNMNSPRQLGDVLFEKMQLDPKAKKTKTGQYATSEDVLQKLASKHEIIQHILEYRTYQKLKSTYVDALPSQIDKEDNRVHTNFSQTTAATGRLASVNPNLQNIPIRTLRGQQIRGAFVSGEGKKIISADYSQIELRLIAEISGEDNMIKAFQDGEDIHASTAAKLFKIPLEEVSKTQRSQAKTVNFGIIYGQGAFALAEQTGMSRTEAKQMIEAYFETYPKLKAYMAEQVAKAREQGYVETILGRKRHLKDINSGNFVVRGHAERNAVNAPVQGSAADVVKMAMIKIDKELEAQNLQTKMLLQVHDELLFEAPIEEVEAVTNLIKKEMESAIETQVPLLVEVGVGNNWLEAH is encoded by the coding sequence ATGGAGGCAACACAAGATAAAAGGCTTTTTCTCATCGATGCGTATGCGATGATTTTCAGAGGATATTATGCATTGATCAGAAGTCCAAGAATTACAAGTACAGGAATTGACACATCAGCAATTTTTGGTTTTACCAATTCTTTGATTGAATTAATTAGAAGAGAAAAACCGACTCACTTAGCTGTTGTCTTTGATGTGGGTAAGGCAAGTGTAAGAACAGATGATTTTGCAGAATACAAAGCCAACAGAAGTGAAACTCCGGAAGCGATAAAAATTGCAATCCCATATCTTCATAGGATTTTAGATGCGATGCATATTCCGTATTTGGGTGTTGAAGGGTATGAAGCTGATGATATTATAGGAACCATTGCCTGTAAAGCTGAAAAAGAAGGATACACCACTTTTATGGTTACTCCAGACAAAGATTTTGCGCAGTTGGTGACTGATAAAATAAAAATGTATAAGCCTTCATCAAAAGGAGGCGAAATAGAAATTTTAGGCGTTGATGAAGTGAATGCCAAATATGGCATTAAAGATCCAAAACAGGTCATTGATTTTCTTGCCATGATGGGAGATGCGGTTGACAATATTCCAGGATTGGATGGAGTTGGTGAAAAAACGGCGATGAAATTCTTGCAAGAATTTGGTAACATCGAAAATCTTTTAGCCAATACAGACAAACTGAAAGGTAAGATTAAAGAAAAAATCGAAGCTTCAGCAGAACGTGGGATTTTATCTAAAAAATTGGCCACGATTATCTGTGATGCGCCTGTAGAATTTCACCAAGAACAATACGACCTTGAAACTCCTGATTTTGAAAAAGTAAAAGTAGTTTTCGACGAAATTGAATTTACAAGATTATACGAAAATCTGTATCGTGCTTTTGCTCCCTCAGAAATTGTTGCTGCAAAATCTAATAAAAATAAGGAAAGCGAGACAGAATCTCCTCAAACTCCTCAACAGAAAGTGGCAGCTAATGTCGGTCAACTCGATCTTTTTGCGACTTATGAAGAGTTGGATCAAGCAACTACCACAAAATCTACGATTACAGAAAACGACCATTTGTATCAATTTGTAGACAATCCGAAAGCGCAGAAAATTTTAGTTCAAAATTTATTACAACAAAAAGCTGTCTGTTTTGATACAGAAACAACATCGCTAAACGAATTGGAAGCTGAGTTGGTTGGGATGAGTTTTTCTTACAAAAAAGGTTTGGCGTATTATATTCCGTTTTCCGAAGATCAGGGTGAAGTTTTACAGACTTTGGAAATTTTCAGACCGTTTTTTGAAAAGGAAGATTTAGTAAAAATTGCTCACAACTTAAAATACGATTATAAAGTTCTTCAAAAATATAATGTAACGGTAAAAGGAGCGATGTTCGATACCATGATTGCGCATTACCTTTTAAATCCTGACGGAAGACACGGAATGGATTATCTTTCGGAAGTTTATTTAAACTATAAACCCGTTTCGATAGAAACCATTATTGGTAAAAAAGGAAAAAATCAAGGTAATTTCAGAGATGCAGACTTGAGAACGCAGACTGATTACGCAGCAGAAGATGCAGATATTACTTTTCAGCTGTACGAATTGTTTGCACCTCAACTGAAAAAAGAAAATCTTGAAGAGCTTTTCTTTACCATCGAAATGCCATTGATGGAAGTCTTAGCTAAAATGGAATTGGCAGGAATTTCTTTAGATGAAAAATGGCTGGCTCAGGAAAGTATCGATCTTGAGAATGATTTAAGACAATTAGAATCTAAAATATTTGAAATTTCGGGTGAAGAATTTAATATGAACTCACCGAGACAATTGGGTGATGTTTTATTTGAAAAAATGCAGCTCGACCCAAAAGCTAAAAAAACAAAAACCGGACAATACGCTACTTCGGAAGATGTTTTACAGAAATTGGCTTCAAAACATGAGATTATTCAGCATATTTTAGAATACAGAACATACCAGAAATTAAAATCGACGTATGTTGATGCTTTGCCGTCACAGATTGATAAAGAAGACAATCGTGTTCATACGAACTTCTCGCAAACAACGGCTGCAACAGGTCGTTTGGCGAGTGTAAATCCGAATTTACAGAATATTCCGATTCGTACATTGAGAGGACAGCAAATTCGCGGAGCGTTTGTTTCTGGCGAAGGAAAGAAGATTATTTCTGCCGATTATTCTCAGATTGAATTGCGTTTAATAGCCGAAATTTCGGGTGAAGATAATATGATCAAAGCGTTTCAGGATGGTGAAGATATTCACGCTTCTACCGCTGCGAAATTATTTAAAATTCCATTGGAAGAAGTTTCCAAAACGCAGAGAAGTCAGGCAAAAACAGTAAATTTTGGAATCATTTACGGACAAGGTGCTTTTGCTTTAGCTGAACAAACCGGAATGTCGAGAACGGAAGCAAAACAAATGATTGAAGCGTATTTTGAAACGTATCCAAAATTAAAAGCTTACATGGCTGAACAGGTTGCTAAAGCTCGTGAACAAGGTTATGTTGAAACAATTTTAGGCAGAAAACGTCATCTGAAAGATATTAATTCAGGAAATTTTGTTGTGAGAGGTCACGCTGAAAGAAACGCTGTGAATGCTCCTGTTCAGGGAAGTGCAGCAGACGTTGTAAAAATGGCGATGATTAAAATCGATAAAGAATTGGAAGCACAAAATCTTCAAACCAAAATGCTCCTTCAGGTACATGACGAATTGTTGTTTGAAGCGCCAATTGAGGAAGTGGAAGCCGTTACAAACCTCATCAAAAAAGAAATGGAAAGTGCTATTGAAACACAAGTTCCGTTATTGGTTGAGGTTGGAGTAGGGAATAACTGGCTGGAAGCGCATTAA